In a genomic window of Corynebacterium choanae:
- a CDS encoding response regulator transcription factor produces the protein MTHILVVEDEASLAEPLAFLLRKEGFTVTIAGDGQQALQLFSAQAFDIVLLDLMLPGMSGTEVCRRLRTISSVPVIMVTARDSEIDKVVGLELGADDYVTKPYSSRELIARIRAVLRRGGEMADSYGEDEPHNTILTGGRVRMDIDRHTVTVAGELVNLPLKEFDLLEYLLRNAGRVLTRSQLIDRVWGADYVGDTKTLDVHVKRLRNKIEEEPSSPVHLVTVRGLGYRFEP, from the coding sequence ATGACCCACATTCTCGTGGTTGAAGACGAAGCCTCACTCGCTGAACCGCTCGCATTTTTGCTGCGCAAGGAGGGGTTCACCGTCACAATTGCGGGTGACGGGCAGCAAGCGTTACAGCTGTTTTCCGCCCAGGCTTTCGATATTGTGCTGCTCGATTTGATGCTGCCTGGCATGTCCGGCACTGAGGTGTGTCGCCGCCTGCGCACCATCAGCAGTGTGCCGGTAATCATGGTGACCGCACGCGACAGTGAGATCGATAAGGTTGTCGGCCTGGAGCTGGGGGCTGATGACTATGTGACGAAGCCGTATTCTTCCCGGGAACTTATTGCCCGTATCCGGGCGGTACTGCGTCGCGGCGGGGAGATGGCGGACAGCTATGGGGAAGATGAGCCGCACAACACGATTCTGACCGGCGGCCGGGTGCGGATGGATATTGACCGGCATACGGTTACCGTTGCCGGTGAGCTGGTGAATCTGCCGCTGAAAGAATTTGACCTGTTGGAGTATCTTCTGCGCAACGCCGGCCGAGTGCTTACCCGCAGTCAACTCATTGACCGGGTGTGGGGTGCCGACTATGTGGGGGACACGAAAACCCTCGACGTGCATGTGAAACGGCTGCGTAACAAAATCGAGGAAGAACCATCGTCGCCGGTGCATCTGGTCACCGTTCGGGGATTGGGTTATCGTTTCGAACCTTAG
- a CDS encoding sensor histidine kinase → MDPVFAAGWLVTGVVLAGVSAPLWLRLLARFRGQREAIAATIPAVTDITQMLHLVLQGAPSGMCVVDVDMRVVVSNVLSDRYGITRGNQLSPELAAAVHQVHTTHEDTVITFAGPGGPSRVTAVRAHVQWLGTASGHLVAIYATDESEQQRMEQARRDFVANVSHELKTPVGGMALLSEAMVEAADDPAQVTHFAQQLTTEAHRLSSMVNELISLSKLQGAERLPEAAPIVVDDIIAAALQRNQVAADAVDITLTSDADRGQIVLGDRQLLITAVSNLVSNAIHYSPPHTVVSISQAIVASEDDPQTQRVAIRVTDRGIGIAKADQQRVFERFFRVDKARSRATGGTGLGLAIVKHVVANHGGTITVWSRPGTGSTFTIVLPIAPQNATAPTIVAGERSASNRRLSPHDAS, encoded by the coding sequence GTGGATCCGGTATTTGCGGCAGGATGGTTAGTCACCGGAGTAGTGCTGGCAGGTGTGAGCGCACCACTGTGGCTGCGGCTTCTTGCCCGGTTCCGGGGACAACGTGAGGCAATCGCTGCCACAATTCCTGCAGTTACAGATATCACACAGATGCTGCACCTGGTACTGCAAGGCGCCCCCTCCGGAATGTGTGTGGTTGACGTGGACATGCGGGTCGTGGTTTCTAATGTGCTCAGCGATCGCTATGGAATAACCCGCGGCAATCAATTAAGTCCCGAGCTTGCAGCAGCAGTACATCAAGTCCACACCACCCACGAGGATACGGTGATCACCTTTGCCGGCCCGGGCGGGCCAAGTCGGGTCACGGCAGTTCGCGCCCATGTGCAATGGCTCGGTACGGCCAGTGGTCATCTGGTGGCGATCTATGCCACAGATGAAAGTGAGCAGCAGCGAATGGAGCAGGCGCGTCGCGATTTTGTCGCCAACGTCTCCCACGAGTTGAAAACCCCGGTGGGGGGAATGGCGCTGCTCAGCGAGGCGATGGTGGAAGCCGCAGATGATCCCGCACAGGTCACTCACTTTGCGCAGCAGCTCACCACGGAGGCACACCGGCTGTCGTCAATGGTCAATGAGCTCATTAGTTTATCGAAACTGCAAGGTGCCGAACGTCTCCCTGAGGCAGCACCGATTGTGGTCGATGACATTATTGCGGCGGCGTTGCAACGCAACCAGGTAGCTGCAGATGCGGTGGATATTACATTGACCAGCGACGCGGATCGGGGACAGATCGTGCTAGGGGATCGGCAACTGCTGATCACCGCCGTATCGAACCTGGTTAGTAACGCGATACATTATTCGCCGCCGCACACCGTCGTGTCGATCTCGCAGGCGATTGTGGCAAGTGAGGATGATCCGCAAACCCAGCGGGTTGCTATCCGGGTGACGGATAGGGGAATTGGGATTGCGAAAGCCGACCAGCAGCGGGTGTTTGAACGGTTCTTTCGGGTTGATAAAGCCCGCTCCCGGGCAACCGGTGGCACTGGGCTGGGGCTAGCCATTGTCAAACATGTGGTGGCAAATCATGGCGGCACGATTACGGTGTGGTCGCGGCCGGGCACAGGTTCAACATTTACTATTGTCCTGCCGATTGCGCCGCAGAACGCTACCGCACCGACTATCGTTGCAGGGGAACGATCCGCGTCGAACCGTCGCCTATCGCCGCATGATGCGTCCTAG
- a CDS encoding Rib/alpha-like domain-containing protein, whose product MKHEQRGNQAKRQVSLSAAIMLGLSTVTPVVLAPQAGAIANDYTGTYEIGGETYDVVNGVLQSKNGDSSNNSAEACDLEWFISAANDPFLTIENYRGGGPLSWSVNGFLYQVGAPGSDSNGTQVSSQMQHWANSKTMYARIPLSTGEDLFDLKLEFTASETYKIEPRLATDAQQGVLFVQGYKPLDASGEPYKVPRHIVEGPEADFYNWQVSTVHVNEPKAELTLDFLPARSFTLAQFSLNSPDNGPLNLDKVRPITSAKITANRLCYEPVRVQQGDTITSESPRKGGQPLDLAAIPAIFTKIDGTPDWVESVSPTGEVTVKPGFDIPAGEYTIPIGITYTNRGVTSKLRLNVEVTPAPFVTKYEPTDAPWNTKVTIPPTAKEPEGTRYALSEQDAQQYPWIRINKNSGELTVTAPSSENPGPREITVLVTHPDEETHSVKATITVTNPYVPQDQTIQVVQGSDNAVSSKKPTSVDDESLPDGSRFALNDPAQLKDWMTFDEATGVITAKPGFTVPEGSYPVAVTVTYPDGKTTQQFTVTVEVEKATLTPTYEDVNVRQGEKKTGNAPTDGSGNRLPDGTTFAKGDGWPSWADIDTTTGAITVRPGYNVEPTDSPVELPVVVTYPDGTQATTIAKVSVIDNKAPTYESAKVQQGGNATIPAPTGENGQPLAPGTTFTPAKDLPSWITVNSDGSINVTPGYDVPTNTYPVKITVTVPGEAPRTITSTVTVTPFDKGFVYETGKGTPGSKVTISTPENPAKVTPPAGSTYAKDETADIPEWVTVNSDGSITAQVPGGFTGDVKVPVVVTYPDGSQDTITATITITANPGPSVDSGEVKQGGELTIPAPKVDGGGSLPDGTIFAPAEDLPGWITVNDDGSITAKPGFDVPVGDYPVKITVTVPGEAPRTITSTVTVTPFDKGFVYETGKGTPGSEVTISTPTNPAKVTPPAGSTYAKDETADIPEWVTVNSDGSITAQVPGGFTGDVKVPVVVTYPDGSQDTITATITITAPEASVVNPDWNDASTPAGKPVDLPNDGGKVVPGTSVTVPSKNGSAELDPDTGVITVTPDGDAKPGDKVVVVVTDSDGKIIDTVTVTVSGDGVVKPKPDAEGTDGSSASSGKNSSDSGSSLLPLAVIPLLAIPAVATLLPALSSAAPTAPAVAPAPVDVAPEPAPSDVVKDPAVDRAHHGQQPVLAVTGVGGLDYLLSLAAMAFAAGAALLFGGRRRKRN is encoded by the coding sequence ATGAAACACGAACAACGCGGCAATCAGGCGAAACGCCAGGTGTCGCTGTCCGCAGCCATCATGCTTGGGCTGTCCACAGTGACCCCTGTTGTGCTGGCACCTCAGGCGGGCGCTATTGCGAATGACTACACCGGAACCTATGAAATCGGCGGGGAAACCTACGACGTAGTCAACGGTGTGCTGCAGTCGAAAAATGGCGACTCCAGCAATAACTCGGCTGAAGCCTGCGATCTGGAATGGTTTATCTCTGCGGCGAATGATCCCTTTCTTACCATCGAGAACTACCGCGGGGGTGGGCCGCTGTCCTGGTCAGTGAACGGATTCCTCTATCAGGTGGGCGCACCGGGCTCTGATTCGAATGGCACGCAGGTGTCGAGTCAGATGCAGCACTGGGCAAATAGCAAAACCATGTACGCGCGCATTCCACTGTCCACCGGGGAAGATCTGTTCGACTTAAAGCTGGAATTTACCGCCAGCGAAACCTACAAAATCGAGCCACGGCTTGCCACCGATGCGCAGCAGGGAGTGCTCTTTGTGCAGGGCTACAAGCCGCTTGACGCCAGTGGTGAACCCTATAAAGTGCCGCGGCATATTGTCGAAGGTCCAGAGGCTGACTTTTACAACTGGCAAGTCTCAACGGTGCATGTCAACGAACCGAAGGCTGAGTTAACGCTCGATTTCCTGCCAGCCCGGTCGTTTACCCTGGCACAATTCTCGTTGAACTCACCGGATAACGGGCCGCTGAATCTCGATAAGGTTCGGCCCATCACGAGCGCCAAGATCACGGCGAACCGGCTGTGCTATGAGCCGGTGAGAGTGCAGCAGGGGGATACGATTACTAGCGAGTCGCCACGCAAGGGTGGCCAACCGCTGGATCTTGCCGCTATCCCGGCAATATTTACCAAGATTGACGGTACTCCCGACTGGGTGGAAAGCGTGTCCCCTACCGGCGAAGTTACCGTGAAGCCCGGCTTTGATATTCCGGCAGGTGAGTACACCATTCCAATCGGTATCACTTATACCAACCGGGGTGTGACATCGAAGCTGCGGCTGAACGTTGAAGTCACCCCAGCACCGTTCGTGACCAAATATGAGCCAACAGATGCACCGTGGAATACGAAGGTAACAATTCCCCCCACAGCGAAGGAACCTGAGGGGACCCGGTATGCACTCAGTGAGCAAGATGCGCAACAATATCCGTGGATCAGGATTAATAAGAACAGCGGTGAACTGACCGTCACCGCCCCTTCCTCTGAGAATCCAGGGCCGCGTGAGATCACCGTATTGGTGACACACCCTGACGAGGAAACCCACTCGGTCAAGGCCACGATCACCGTCACTAACCCGTATGTGCCGCAGGACCAGACGATTCAGGTTGTGCAGGGTAGCGACAACGCAGTAAGCAGTAAGAAACCGACGAGTGTCGACGATGAGAGCCTGCCTGACGGGTCGAGGTTTGCGCTCAACGATCCGGCACAGCTGAAAGACTGGATGACCTTTGATGAAGCAACAGGGGTTATCACTGCTAAGCCTGGCTTTACCGTTCCGGAGGGGAGCTACCCCGTTGCTGTGACGGTCACCTATCCCGATGGGAAGACGACGCAGCAATTCACCGTTACTGTGGAAGTCGAAAAAGCTACGCTGACCCCCACTTATGAGGACGTGAACGTCCGCCAGGGTGAGAAAAAGACCGGTAATGCACCGACTGACGGCAGCGGTAATCGCCTGCCGGACGGCACAACCTTCGCGAAAGGTGACGGCTGGCCATCGTGGGCAGATATTGACACCACAACTGGTGCAATCACCGTCCGTCCCGGCTACAACGTTGAGCCGACTGACTCGCCGGTTGAACTGCCGGTAGTTGTTACCTATCCGGATGGTACCCAGGCGACGACCATCGCCAAGGTGAGCGTAATTGACAACAAAGCGCCCACCTATGAAAGCGCCAAGGTGCAACAAGGTGGCAATGCAACAATCCCCGCACCAACCGGGGAAAATGGTCAGCCGTTAGCTCCAGGTACGACCTTTACCCCTGCAAAGGATCTCCCTTCGTGGATCACGGTCAACAGTGATGGCTCGATCAACGTAACCCCAGGCTACGATGTGCCAACCAACACGTATCCGGTGAAGATTACTGTCACTGTGCCTGGTGAAGCGCCACGGACAATTACCTCGACGGTGACGGTGACTCCTTTCGACAAGGGATTTGTCTACGAAACGGGCAAGGGAACCCCAGGGTCGAAGGTTACTATTTCGACTCCAGAGAATCCCGCAAAGGTTACGCCGCCAGCAGGTTCGACCTACGCTAAGGATGAGACTGCAGACATTCCGGAGTGGGTGACTGTGAATTCTGATGGTTCCATTACTGCTCAGGTTCCTGGTGGCTTTACCGGTGACGTGAAGGTTCCGGTCGTTGTCACCTATCCGGATGGATCACAGGACACCATTACCGCGACGATCACCATCACCGCGAATCCTGGCCCGTCTGTTGATAGTGGTGAGGTGAAGCAGGGTGGGGAGCTGACTATTCCTGCTCCGAAAGTAGATGGTGGTGGCTCGTTGCCTGATGGAACGATCTTTGCTCCTGCTGAGGATCTTCCCGGGTGGATTACGGTCAATGATGATGGTTCCATTACTGCCAAGCCAGGCTTTGACGTGCCGGTTGGCGATTATCCGGTGAAGATTACTGTCACTGTGCCTGGTGAGGCGCCACGGACAATTACCTCGACGGTGACGGTGACTCCTTTTGACAAGGGATTTGTCTACGAAACGGGTAAGGGAACCCCAGGGTCGGAGGTTACTATTTCGACTCCAACGAATCCCGCAAAGGTTACGCCGCCAGCAGGTTCGACCTACGCTAAGGATGAGACTGCAGACATTCCGGAGTGGGTGACTGTGAATTCTGATGGTTCCATCACTGCTCAGGTTCCTGGTGGCTTTACCGGTGACGTGAAGGTTCCGGTCGTTGTCACCTATCCGGATGGATCACAGGACACCATTACCGCGACGATCACCATCACCGCACCTGAGGCGTCGGTTGTGAATCCGGATTGGAATGATGCATCTACGCCTGCTGGGAAACCGGTTGATCTGCCGAATGATGGTGGGAAGGTTGTCCCTGGGACGTCGGTGACGGTTCCTAGTAAGAATGGTTCTGCGGAGTTGGATCCTGATACTGGTGTGATTACGGTGACACCGGATGGTGATGCGAAGCCGGGGGATAAGGTTGTTGTGGTGGTCACTGATAGCGATGGCAAGATCATTGATACGGTGACGGTGACAGTGTCCGGTGACGGCGTAGTGAAGCCGAAGCCAGATGCTGAAGGCACAGATGGCAGCAGCGCAAGCAGCGGCAAGAACTCTTCTGACAGTGGTAGCTCTCTGCTTCCACTGGCAGTAATTCCGCTGCTGGCCATCCCGGCTGTCGCAACTCTGCTACCTGCCTTGTCCAGTGCAGCGCCAACCGCTCCGGCGGTGGCACCTGCACCTGTGGATGTTGCACCCGAACCGGCACCAAGTGACGTGGTGAAAGACCCTGCGGTTGATCGTGCACACCATGGTCAGCAGCCGGTTCTTGCAGTTACCGGTGTTGGTGGTTTGGATTATCTGTTGAGCTTGGCTGCCATGGCATTTGCCGCCGGTGCAGCGCTGCTGTTTGGTGGTCGTCGCCGCAAGCGCAACTAG
- a CDS encoding phosphoglyceromutase, giving the protein MSEGKLILLRHGQSQWNASNQFTGWVDVALTEQGEQEARRGGELLKEQGVLPDVLYTSLLRRAICTAHLALDAADRLWIPVIRDWRLNERHYGALQGLNKAETKEKYGDDQFMAWRRSYDTPPPELASDSEYSQANDPRYSNLDEVPATECLKDVVERFVPYFEEEILPRAKRGETVLIAAHGNSLRALVKHLDGISDADIAELNIPTGIPLVYEIAADGSVKNPGGTYLDPEAAAAGAAAVANQGSK; this is encoded by the coding sequence ATGAGTGAAGGAAAACTGATTCTGCTTCGCCACGGCCAAAGCCAGTGGAACGCCTCCAACCAGTTCACCGGCTGGGTTGATGTGGCGCTGACCGAACAAGGTGAGCAAGAAGCTCGTCGCGGTGGCGAACTGCTGAAAGAACAAGGTGTGCTGCCGGACGTGCTGTACACCTCCCTGCTGCGGCGGGCAATCTGCACCGCCCATCTGGCACTGGATGCCGCTGATCGGCTGTGGATTCCAGTCATTCGTGACTGGCGTCTCAACGAGCGCCACTATGGTGCGCTGCAGGGTCTGAACAAGGCCGAAACCAAAGAAAAGTATGGCGACGACCAGTTCATGGCATGGCGTCGTTCCTACGACACTCCACCACCAGAGCTGGCCAGCGACTCCGAGTATTCGCAAGCCAACGATCCGCGCTACAGCAACCTTGACGAAGTTCCGGCCACCGAATGCTTGAAGGATGTTGTCGAGCGGTTCGTGCCCTACTTCGAAGAAGAAATCCTGCCGCGGGCAAAGCGCGGTGAAACCGTGCTCATCGCAGCCCACGGTAACTCGCTGCGCGCCCTGGTCAAGCACTTGGACGGCATCTCCGATGCGGACATCGCAGAGCTCAATATCCCAACCGGTATCCCGCTCGTTTACGAAATCGCCGCTGACGGTTCCGTGAAGAACCCAGGTGGTACCTACCTGGATCCGGAAGCTGCTGCCGCTGGTGCTGCTGCAGTGGCCAACCAAGGCTCTAAGTAG
- the mshA gene encoding D-inositol-3-phosphate glycosyltransferase → MRIAMISMHTSPLTQPGAGDAGGLNVYVAALARNVAALGHQVDVYTRATSRCAGEIITVTPGYRVINIVAGPYDGIAKEDLATQLAAFSRGMLAHIRHNNLSYDIVHTHYWLAGQVGWLVSDVLDLPWVHTAHTLAAVKNLAKPADDAEESEARRICEQQIVDNAELLVVNTVEEQRNLQRHYDAPIERIAVISPGADTELFSPGSDRATERCRRELGVPLHARLVLFVGRLQKFKGPHVLIDAVAQLAEHHPDLPLRVIMCGGPSGPDATAETYRQYAAKQGVSHVIRFLQPRPPEELVDLYRAADVVAVPSYNESFGLVAVEAQATGTPVVAANVGGLPIVVRDGETGLLVDSHHPDEWAAVLADILTDDERRAQMGQAAVMRAQELSWHNTAQESVDWYEKLLETP, encoded by the coding sequence ATGCGTATTGCGATGATTTCGATGCACACTTCTCCGCTGACCCAGCCAGGAGCCGGCGACGCAGGCGGCCTGAACGTGTATGTCGCCGCCCTGGCACGCAACGTCGCAGCACTTGGCCACCAAGTAGATGTGTACACCCGGGCAACCTCCCGCTGTGCCGGGGAAATCATCACCGTCACCCCCGGCTATCGGGTGATCAATATTGTGGCCGGCCCCTATGACGGGATCGCGAAGGAAGATCTCGCCACACAGCTTGCGGCGTTTTCCCGCGGCATGCTTGCTCACATTCGACACAACAATCTCAGCTATGACATTGTGCACACCCACTATTGGCTGGCCGGCCAAGTTGGATGGCTCGTCAGTGACGTGTTGGATCTGCCGTGGGTGCATACTGCGCACACACTTGCAGCGGTGAAAAACTTGGCAAAACCAGCCGATGATGCCGAAGAAAGCGAAGCTCGACGAATCTGTGAACAGCAGATCGTCGATAATGCGGAGCTGCTTGTCGTCAACACAGTGGAGGAACAGCGCAACCTGCAGCGGCACTACGATGCCCCAATCGAACGTATTGCAGTAATCTCACCGGGCGCTGACACGGAGCTGTTTTCCCCTGGTAGTGACCGGGCAACTGAACGGTGCCGGCGCGAACTTGGAGTACCCTTACATGCCCGTCTGGTGTTGTTTGTGGGCAGGTTGCAAAAATTTAAAGGACCACATGTGCTCATTGATGCGGTGGCGCAATTGGCTGAACATCATCCTGATTTGCCGCTGCGGGTCATCATGTGTGGCGGACCTTCCGGGCCGGACGCTACGGCGGAAACCTATCGGCAGTATGCCGCGAAACAAGGGGTGTCGCATGTGATTCGGTTTTTGCAGCCCCGTCCACCGGAAGAACTGGTAGATCTCTACCGGGCAGCTGATGTGGTGGCTGTACCTTCCTATAACGAGTCCTTTGGGCTGGTGGCAGTAGAGGCGCAAGCAACCGGCACCCCGGTGGTGGCCGCCAATGTGGGTGGTTTACCGATTGTGGTGCGCGACGGGGAAACTGGGCTGCTGGTGGACAGTCACCATCCGGATGAATGGGCAGCAGTTTTAGCCGATATTCTCACTGACGATGAGCGGCGGGCACAGATGGGTCAAGCGGCGGTTATGCGGGCACAAGAACTCTCCTGGCATAACACGGCACAGGAGTCGGTCGACTGGTATGAAAAGCTGCTGGAAACACCATAA
- a CDS encoding long-chain-fatty-acid--CoA ligase: MTASTPTEQDPIWLDSFAEWTPAHLEYGDRTLLDIYAENLARNAEKPALYFFGRVTTYLEMDIQIRRAAAGLKAFGVRPGDKVALVMPNCPQHVIAFWAVLKLGATVVEHNPLYTAHELTHPFNDHGARIAICWDKSAPTLEELRETTPLETIIAVNMVEAMPRSMRLALKLPIPGVKKKLEKLTGAAPNTVPWEALVGNAIGGDGHDFQDAEGITTDSVALILYTSGTTGNPKGAQLTHGNLVANIIQGRSWVPGLGEEDEILLAALPMFHAYGMTMNITLGMLIGGEIVLLPAPDLKLIMQVMKKHTPTWLPGVPTLYEKIIDTAQEVGLNIDGVTNSFCGASSLPPRTVERWETHTGGLLVEGYGLTETGPVIVGNPMDGNRRPGYVGIPFPDTYVRIADPDDLDKTQPYGTEGEILVKGPQVFKGYLNQPEATAASFHKGWYRTGDVGVMEEDGFIKIVARIKEVIITGGFNVYPAEVEEALLTHPDIEAATVVGMPREDGSENVVAAVTLTEGAAMDPDGLKAHCRELLTRYKVPRTFYHFDEMPTDQIGKVRRREVRDQLIERYGSDEDKARLAARRAKEQG; the protein is encoded by the coding sequence ATGACCGCATCCACCCCCACCGAGCAGGATCCGATTTGGTTGGATTCCTTTGCCGAATGGACACCTGCCCATTTGGAGTATGGCGACCGCACACTGCTCGATATCTACGCTGAGAATCTCGCCCGCAATGCGGAAAAACCAGCCTTGTATTTCTTTGGCCGGGTCACCACCTATTTGGAGATGGATATTCAGATTCGGCGTGCCGCAGCCGGGTTGAAAGCCTTCGGTGTACGCCCCGGTGACAAGGTGGCGCTGGTGATGCCGAACTGTCCACAGCATGTCATCGCGTTTTGGGCAGTGTTGAAACTTGGTGCCACTGTGGTGGAACACAATCCGCTCTACACCGCCCACGAACTCACCCACCCGTTTAATGATCACGGTGCCCGAATCGCGATCTGCTGGGATAAGTCGGCGCCGACCCTCGAAGAGCTGCGGGAAACCACCCCCCTGGAAACCATTATTGCCGTCAATATGGTTGAGGCGATGCCACGCAGTATGCGGCTGGCCTTAAAACTGCCGATCCCTGGGGTAAAGAAGAAGCTAGAAAAGCTGACCGGCGCAGCCCCGAACACGGTGCCGTGGGAGGCGCTGGTGGGTAACGCTATCGGTGGCGACGGGCATGATTTCCAGGATGCGGAAGGGATCACCACTGATTCGGTGGCGTTGATTCTCTACACCTCAGGCACCACCGGTAATCCGAAGGGCGCCCAGCTCACCCACGGCAATCTGGTCGCCAATATTATCCAGGGACGTTCGTGGGTGCCGGGTCTGGGCGAAGAAGATGAGATTCTGCTGGCCGCCCTGCCAATGTTCCACGCCTACGGGATGACGATGAATATCACCCTTGGCATGCTGATCGGCGGGGAGATTGTGCTGCTGCCAGCCCCCGACTTGAAACTCATCATGCAGGTGATGAAGAAACACACCCCCACCTGGCTGCCGGGTGTGCCGACCTTGTACGAGAAAATTATTGACACCGCCCAAGAGGTTGGCCTCAACATCGACGGGGTAACCAATAGTTTCTGTGGCGCATCGTCGCTGCCGCCGCGGACTGTCGAACGGTGGGAAACCCACACCGGGGGGCTGCTCGTGGAGGGCTATGGTCTCACCGAGACCGGACCGGTGATCGTCGGTAACCCGATGGACGGTAACCGGCGTCCCGGCTATGTGGGGATTCCTTTCCCCGACACCTATGTGCGGATCGCGGATCCTGATGATTTGGACAAGACGCAACCCTACGGCACCGAAGGGGAAATCCTGGTCAAAGGCCCGCAGGTGTTTAAAGGCTATCTCAACCAGCCGGAGGCCACAGCAGCCTCCTTCCACAAGGGCTGGTATCGCACCGGCGATGTTGGGGTGATGGAAGAAGATGGCTTCATTAAAATTGTTGCCCGCATCAAGGAAGTGATTATCACTGGCGGATTTAACGTCTACCCCGCAGAGGTGGAAGAAGCCCTGCTCACCCATCCCGATATTGAAGCCGCCACGGTCGTCGGTATGCCGCGGGAAGACGGCAGTGAGAACGTTGTTGCGGCGGTCACCTTAACTGAAGGTGCAGCGATGGATCCCGATGGATTGAAAGCCCACTGCCGGGAGCTGCTCACCCGGTATAAGGTGCCGCGCACCTTCTATCACTTTGATGAAATGCCCACCGATCAAATCGGGAAGGTTCGCCGCCGCGAAGTGCGTGACCAGCTCATCGAACGCTATGGCTCCGACGAAGATAAAGCCCGCCTGGCTGCCCGGCGCGCCAAAGAGCAGGGCTAA
- a CDS encoding UDP-N-acetylmuramate dehydrogenase — MQPSSTVTLDPQLVAALATLADVEVLPHFRFADVTTLRVGGEPLLAVAAHSTAAIADCVAACDRFNQPVLVVGGGSNLVISDEPLPLVAVICQADTVTIDTTTGEVVAAAGATWDTVVQATVEAGLGGIEALSGIPGSAGATPVQNVGAYGAEIADVLTKVQLYNRHTGAIEWVEAQSLELAYRYSNLKFTGRAVVLAIAMQLTTDGLSAPLRYGELARTLGATDDDSATVRRFPVQAVRDAVLALRRGKGMVVDPADPDTASAGSFFTNPQVSTAQFAHVQTVIRQRQPHPAPDTDQSQADLIASIPHWPLADGRVKLSAAWLIDQAGFKKGYPGTGAARLSSKHTLALTNHAGATAADIVALAATIQQGVHDTFQVTLIPEPVWVGLAPLPLG, encoded by the coding sequence ATGCAACCATCATCAACAGTAACCCTGGATCCCCAATTGGTTGCCGCATTAGCGACGCTTGCCGATGTGGAAGTCCTTCCACACTTCCGGTTTGCTGACGTCACCACCCTGCGGGTCGGTGGCGAACCGCTACTAGCGGTTGCCGCGCACTCTACTGCCGCGATCGCCGACTGTGTTGCCGCCTGTGACCGCTTCAACCAGCCGGTGCTGGTAGTGGGAGGCGGCTCCAACCTAGTGATCAGCGATGAACCACTGCCACTGGTCGCCGTCATCTGCCAAGCAGACACGGTCACCATCGACACGACAACAGGGGAAGTTGTTGCTGCCGCAGGGGCAACCTGGGACACGGTTGTACAAGCCACGGTCGAAGCCGGGCTGGGAGGAATTGAAGCATTATCCGGTATCCCGGGCAGTGCCGGGGCAACACCAGTACAAAATGTGGGAGCCTACGGTGCCGAAATCGCTGACGTATTGACGAAAGTACAGCTCTACAACCGGCACACCGGCGCCATCGAATGGGTTGAGGCACAATCCCTCGAGCTGGCCTACCGCTACTCCAATCTAAAATTCACCGGCCGGGCAGTCGTTCTCGCAATCGCCATGCAGCTGACCACAGACGGACTCAGTGCACCGCTGCGCTACGGGGAACTTGCCCGCACCCTGGGGGCGACCGACGACGATTCAGCCACGGTGCGACGCTTCCCCGTGCAAGCAGTGCGGGACGCGGTACTCGCGTTACGCCGCGGTAAAGGGATGGTCGTTGATCCCGCCGATCCTGATACCGCATCAGCGGGATCGTTTTTCACCAATCCACAAGTCTCCACAGCACAGTTCGCCCATGTGCAAACAGTCATCCGGCAACGGCAGCCCCATCCGGCACCGGACACGGACCAGTCGCAAGCCGACCTGATTGCTTCCATCCCACACTGGCCGCTCGCGGATGGACGGGTGAAACTATCTGCCGCCTGGCTCATTGACCAAGCAGGCTTCAAGAAAGGCTATCCCGGCACCGGTGCAGCTCGCCTATCAAGCAAACACACCCTGGCGCTTACCAACCATGCCGGGGCAACTGCCGCCGACATTGTGGCGCTTGCCGCAACGATTCAACAAGGCGTGCATGACACCTTTCAGGTGACCCTCATCCCGGAACCGGTGTGGGTGGGACTTGCACCACTGCCGCTTGGTTAA